Genomic DNA from Candidatus Kapaibacterium sp.:
AGTAGGGTCACAGCCCAGGAAGGGTTTTCTCCTCGTACTTCAGGTCACGGAGGATCGCCGCTTTCGGGCTGAAACGGAGCCAATACCCCCGGAAGGTACCTATCGGGTACCACTGGAAGCGCAGCTCCCAGCAGTGGAGCTGCCGAACCACAGCAATACTTGGGGCAATGAGTTGGCCTCCCAGCACATCAACGTTACCATTCGCCTGGATGTCCCAGCCACCGAGCACAATCCCAAGTCCGATTCCCAAGTTTGCTGCACGGCTCCTCTGGCTGGGGACAGGCTCATCGTATCGGAGTGCAGCCGAGAGCGATAGCCGCCACTGAAGCGTGAAGGGCGATGCAGCCGTATCAGTACCGTTAGGCTCGTGCGTAGGCGTGGCTGGCAGCGGGAAGCTTCCAGCGAGGCTGAAGTCAGCTTGCAGTCGGAAGCTAGTCCAACGCACCGGGAAACGGCCATCAGCGATCCGCAGGCGATTGACACGGTACCACTGACGGCCATCCGGGGAGGGAACCTCGACGTAGAAGCTACCAGTCGCCCCTCCCTGAAGGTTGAGGAGCTTGAGTGCTGGAATGGAGAAATCCAGAGCGACGTCGCTCAAACGCAGCGAATCAGCGAGTGGAGCATATCCCCCAGCAATGGCAAGCCGGAAGACCTCTACGACGGAAGGGGGAGCCGTGTCTGCAGCAGGGAGGAGGCGCAGTTCGAAGCTGTTGAGCAGGCGATAGTCTAAGCGGGCAGACCGAGTACGCGGGGCAAAGCCTCCACCGTCTAATGCAAAGCGGCTGTAGGTAACGGCCCTACCGGTCCGATAGTCAACGTAGGAGGAGTAGAACTGCGGGAACCCAGGGGTAAAGGACACAGTCACGGTCGGCTGCAAGACGTGGCGGATAGCATCTGCCCCAATGATGGAGGGCAGGTCTGCAACCCCGTAGAGACGAGTGCCGATGCCCAGGGCGATGCTGTAGCTGTACTCCCGGAATAGCCCGGCCAGGCGCTCTTGGACCAAGGTGGAGTCCTCCGGGCGCATCCTCTGGCGGAGTTGGCGGAAGTACCACCGCTCCTCATAGCTCAGGCTGGGAGTGAACACGAAGTACCCCAGGCGGGGACTGACTCGGAGAGACGGAGTATGGCTAATGGAGCTCTGGTGGGCGTATCCAGTTGCCGAGCGCTGATATTGCCAGCGTGCAACCATGGAGTAGCCCAGGGTCAGTTGGCGTAGCCATTCCGGAGCGGCATACCACCGCTGGAGTGGCATCCAGCTAGGCAGCGTCAGAGTTAGCCGAGGGAGGGTGCCAGCGTGTGCTCCAGTGATGAGGTTCTGCTCACGCTGCAGTGTCAACGAGAGGGAAGCGCCCGACTCGAAGAGGTAAGAGCTGCTGAGTGTTGACAACAAGCTCTCCAGGAGGCGCTGCTGGAGGTCAGTGGAGACCTGCCGGAAGTAGTCCGGCGAACTGAGACGGAGGTTGGCTTGGAGGTCCCAAGTTGGGGTAATACGCTGGCGGTGCTGCCAGTTGATGTTCCAGTGCCGCTGGAGAGGTACGTCTAGGTCAGGACGGGTTATGCCCCCACTCAGCTCGGCTGAGCCTTGGAGCCAGTCCCGAAGGGCATACCGGAAGAGCACATGTCCTAACGCCCCTTGACGAGTCCGGAGGGTTGCTCGGAGCTGGATATCCCAGTAGTCGCTCGGGGCATAGAAGTAGCCGAGGCCCTCCGCTACCAAACCGCCTGTGGCTGAGAAGAAGAACGACGGCGTGAGGACGCCGGATTGCCGTCCGCCGCGGTTAGGGAAGAAGAGCCCGAAAGGGAAGAGGAAGACGGGGAGGTCCTCCACGTACACGATGACGGGGTCGGCAAAGATGCGGTCACCTGTGACGACCTTCATGCGTGGTGCGCAGAAGCGGTAGTGCGGACGCTCGTGGTCACAGGTGGTATAGCAGCCTCCCTGCACGAAGAAGACGCCAGGCTCCACCTGCTTGAGGCGTTCCCCAGCATAGTAGCCTTCGCCGAGGTGGGTTGAGACCCCTACGACAACTCCGCGCCGGGTTTGGAAGCTGTACCGGATTTGTTCGCCCTTGTAGACCTGGTCGCCGTCGCGAAAGATGGGAGTTCCTTGAGGCTTTCCAGAAGAGTCAGGGACTCCTGCCGCCGTTAGTTCTGACCGGGGAAGCCATAGCTCTACGACTTCGGCTGTAAGCTCCTGTTGGCGAAGCACCAGCCTGGCCTTTCCACGAAGGCGGAGCCGCTGTTCCGCAGCTACATAAAGCAGGGTGTCGTTCGCCGAGAAGACGACAACTGTGTCAAGGTTGCGGTTCCGCCGCGGTTCAGAGGCAGGCCGTGGCTCCGCAGAGGCAGTAGTATCGGGAAACTGTACAGGAAATGTCGGTTGGGGTAGGGTAAGGCTTGTGTCACCCTGTCTCTCGACTTCTGGAGACTTCGGTTGTGTGCGGATTTGAAGCTGTGGTAGGGCTACAGTGCCGGCTGTGCAGAAGCCCAGCAGCCACCACAGCAGCTTACTCAAGTTCAATCCGGGCCGCATTGGTCGGAATATGCAGGCTATATGGGCGCGACGGGGTAGAATGGTAAGCAACGTCGCGGACTACAAGCACGAGGTTGATCCCGGCCATCGCAATACGCAGTCGCTCCGGGTAGCTTGGTAGGGAATGGTGCTGACCGCTATACTCTACTTGGAGTCGCCCCGCGGGAAGCTCAGCCTCGTAGGAAAGTAGCCTTAAGTCCAGAGACCGAAAGGTCCAGCAGCTACCGGCTGTATCGCAGAGCTTCAGCTGCTGTTTGTCCTCTTCCCAAGCAGCCGATCCCAACCTTTCTGGCAGGGAGACCTCAGGCCGTAAGAGAGTGAACAGCACCGACGGTGGAAGAGCGAGTCCAAGCACGCGCTCGACGGCCTGCGGAGTTGGTCTTCCTCGGAGGAGCACGTTCCGGAGGGCATCGTAGTACTGCATCTCCGATACCGTCAAGCGCAACTGTCCTACAGCGACGCCAAAAGGCCCCCACAGCTCTGCCCAGAGGGAGTCAGAGCCAGCAACCTCTATCTGACATCGAACCGGCAAAGGTGTCCGTGGCAGCAAGAGGTCTGCCGACAGCGTCACCACTAGGGCATTCGGCTGTTGCCATGTATGGAGTCGCTTCAGCATCGCTGAGAGCTCGCTTTTGCTCAGAGGGGTAACGCCGGAGCGCGGTGTTGCACAACTCAGGAGGAGCATGCAGAGGAGGAGTATGCAGAGGGCCACTGCAAATGCTTGGCTCCGGACAGCCATCGTAAGCTTCTGCTGCGGAGTTTGGAGTTTTTACGATTTTTGTCCCCGGCTATTGCGTTGCAGCCGAAGGTACAGAGCGCAGTTTCTTAGAACGCTAGCCAACTGCCCGCAGCCAATGGTCTATGTCACGCGTCGAGCAACCTTTTCCGCAGCACACCGGCTCTACAACCCGCAGTGGTCAGATGAGCAGAATCGCGAGGTCTTCGGAAAGTGTGCTAACCCGAACGGCCATGGACACAACTACGTGGTAGAGGTTACCGTGGCCGGTATGCCGGACCCGGAGACTGGCTATGTCATTGACCTGAAGCTGCTAGCGCAGGTGCTGGAGGCAGAGATCATCAGCAAGGTGGACCACAAGCACCTCAACTACGACGTGGACTTCCTCCGTGGCATCAATCCCACGGTGGAGAATCTTGCGATTGCCTTCTGGCGTGTCCTCCAAGGGAAAATTCCGCAAGGGCAGCTCTATGCTGTTCGCGTTTACGAGTCTGATAACAACTACGCGGAGTACCGTGGCGAGCCGACTCCGTGGAACCCTACCCAGGTCATGTCCCATAGCCTGTCAGCGGATGGATAGGGCGTGATGCAAACGAATGGGCAGATAGCGGCTGTATCCCAGCCCTCCTTAGCCGACGCGAATGGGAATCTCCGCTTAACGGTGGAAGAGCTTCAGCAGATGGAGCAGGAGCTAGAGCGGAAGTTTGCCGACATTCTGCGCATCCTGCGGATTGATCCCAGCGACCCTAACAGTGCTGACACTCCGAAGCGGCTAGCCCGAATGTGGGTGCGAGAGCTCTTCCGGGGCCGGTATGAGCCGCCACCACGATGTACGGTCTTCCCGAATCGGCGGCAGGTCAGCGGCATAGTCATGAGTCGTGGAATAGACGTCCGCTCGGTCTGTTCCCACCACTGGCAGCCTATCATCGGGCAGTGCGTGATCGGCTACGTGCCCGACGAGTACATCATCGGGCTGTCGAAGCTCAACCGGGTTGTGGAGTGGTTCAGCCGGCGTGGGCAGGTCCAGGAAGAGCTGACGGAGCAGATCGCGGACTTCCTCCAGGATCGGTTGCGCCCAAAGGCCCTTGGAGTCATCTTAGCCTGCCGCCACTACTGCATGATCCTACGGGGTGTCGAAGGAGACGAGGAGCAGGCGATTATGGTGACGGCAGCATGGCGCGGTGAGCTCGCCACAAATCCAGAGCTTCGGCAAGAATTCCTCCGCCTGGCTGCAATCGAAGTGCCCGAGTATGGCGCGAAGTAGCCTCACGCCCCAGTACGAGCAGCCGTGGTGGCAGCGTGGAAAGTATGTTGCTGGCGTTGATGAGGTCGGTCGTGGAGCGCTCGCCGGTCCCGTCGTAGCTGCGGCTATCGTCCTGCCTATCGGCTTTGTTTCGGCGCTCCCAGTGTGTGATTCGAAGCTCCTTTCCCCTCAGCAACGCCAGCGGGTAGCTGCGTATCTTGAGCAATGTGCTGTTGCCTACGCCTTCGGGTGGGTTGAGCCGCAGGTCGTTGATACGCTTGGCATTTTCCAGGCAACGCTCTTGGCGATGGGGCAGGCACTCTACGGACTCCGAGTGGTCCCGGACTACGTCTTCGTGGATGGTCCCGTCTTCCCCGACGTAGAGCTACCAGGCTGCGCTATTGTGGATGGGGACCGTCGCTGTCTATCGATTGCTGCCGCTTCTATCGTAGCCAAGGTTGCCCGGGATCGCTGGATGGTTGAGGTTGCTGACCTTCGGTACCCCGTCTATGGCTTCGCCCAGCACAAGGGATACGGAACCCCGGCTCACTGGACAGCACTCCGCCGTTACGGCCCCTGCAGCCTTCACCGCCGCACGTTTCTCCGTCGACTTGACACCGTTGCGGATCATGAACGTGCTCTTTGAGGGCATTCGAGTCCTCAATCCAGCGCAAGCATTGGATGGCCGTTTCTCCCTGTGGCTCAAGGATGGCCGTATCGTTGCATTGAGTCATGAGCCGATCGTTGTAGAGCCGACGACACAGCGGATACCAGCCTCCCATCTCCTTGCCGTCCCTGGGCTCTTCGACATGCACGTCCATCTGCGTGAGCCAGGGCAGACCCACAAGGAGGACATTGCCTCTGGAACAGCCGCGGCGGCCAATGGAGGCTTCACCGGGATCTGCTGCATGCCAAATACCGAGCCAGCAATTGATCATCCCGTGGTCCTGAAGGCAGTGTTGGCTACGCCGTACGATGCTCCCGTGGACCTTGTCTGTTGTGCGGCCCTCACTCGCGGTCGGAGCGGGCAAGAGTTAGCTCCGCTGCTGGAGCTTCACGCTGCTGGCGCAGTGATGTTCTCCGATGACGGCACCTGGCTCTCCAATGCAGAGCTATTACGACGCGCATTCCGTTTAGTGAGCTCTTTCAATGGGCTCGTCGCCCAGCACTGTCAGGAGCCAACCCTTACGGAGGGGTTTGCCGTCAATGATGGCGTCGTTGCAACCCGTCTCGGACTCAAAGGATATCCAGCCGTTGCCGAGGAAATAGCCATTGCCCGAGACCTCCTGTTGGCTGCTTACTGTCAGGCCCGGTACCACGTACAGCATGTGAGCACGCGCGGAGCTGTTGCCCTCATTCGGGAGGCGAAGCGTCGGGGCGTGCAAGTAAGCTGCGAGGTCACTCCACACCACCTTGTCCTGACAGAGGAGGCAGTCGGTGATTACGACACGAATGCGAAGATGAACCCACCACTGCGCACCCAGGCCGATGTTGACGCCCTTCGGGAAGCGCTGGCCGATGGTACGATCGACTGCATCGCCACCGACCATGCCCCACATGCCACCTACGAGAAACAGCAAGAGTTTGAAGCAGCCCCTCACGGAGTCATCGGACTCGAGACCGCTGTTGGCGTCGTTCTGACGCACCTTGTACACACAGGCATCCTGAGCTACGAGCGCTTCGTGCAGGTGATGGCCATAGCGCCGAGGCAGCTCTTAGGGCTGCCACTCCCGGAAATCACTCCGGGAGCGCAAGCGAATCTCACCATCATCGCGCCGGAGGAAGAGTGGACCGTCTCACCCGAGCGCTTCTGTTCCAAGGCGCGCAACACGCCCTTTGCGGGCTGGACTCTCCGCGGTAAGCCGAAATGGGTCATCAACCGTGGACAGATGTGGGAGTGCCAGCTTTGAGAGCAGTCGAGGTGCTGACTGAGTAGCAGCGAGGGAGTAGACTGGTTTTGATATTTTCGTGCCGCACACCTGCAGGGTAGAGGAGCGATGAAAAAGTGGCTAGTTGGAATTAGCGGTATGCTGCTCTTCATAGGAGTCGCTGGCTGCAACATCCGCGGCTTCTTCGTACGGTACGAAGATGATCCCGTCTTCCATGGCCCATCTGAGGAGCCCACACAGCAAGCGTCGGGGCAGACAGCCGGGACAATAGCGGCTGGGGACAGCAAAGGAGCCGGTGTGTATCGGCAGATCTGTGCTTCATGCCATCAGCAGAACGGCCAAGGGATCGCCGGTGTCTATCCGCCGTTAGCTGGCTCAGAGTTCCTCCAGGGGGATCCGACGATTTCGATCCGCATCGTACTCCATGGGTTCCAAGGCCGAATTGAGCGTCAAGGGAAGGTCTACAATGGTGTTATGAGCGGGTGGGGAACTGTGCTCAGCGACGAGGACATTGCGGCAGTCTTGAGCTACGCCCGCTCTGCCTGGGGGAATTCTGCCCCACCAATCACGGCAGAGCAGGTACGGGAAGTCCGCCAGAAGACACAAGGTCGTAGCCAGCCCTATACGGAGGCAGAACTCAAGCAGCCTCTGTGACCCTATCAATGTCCACCGCACCGATGGAACTCTCCCTGCAAGTCACGGCTGAGGTACCACCACGGGGTTTGCGGCAATTCAGCATAGCGCTGATGCTGATGACCTTCGGTCTCATTGGCCTGGGAGGACTTGTCAACAGTACAGGCTCAGGGCTCAGCGTCCCCGACTGGCCGACAACGTATGGTCAGCACCTGTTCCTCTACCCAATCAGCGAATGGCGGGGGGGCATCCTATATGAGCACACGCACCGCTTGGTAGCTGCTGTCGTCGGGTTGATGAGCTTTGTGCTTGTCCTCTGGAGTTGGCTTCTCATTCGGGAGCCACGGTACCAGTGGGTACGCAATGTGGCCCTCGTAGCCTTTGTCCTGGTGGTGCTGCAGGGACTTCTGGGAGGCTTGACAGTACTCTACCGCCTACCGACGCTGCTCTCTGCCAGTCATGCCGTGGTGGCGCAGAGCTTCTTTGCCTGCACGGTCTTGCTGGTTGTTGGGCTACAGGCAGGATGGTATCGCAGCCCGTCACTGCCGCTGGACAAGGTACAGTCACTCGCCAAGTTCGCACTCTTCGTTTGGCTGTTGAGCTTTGGACAAATCCTCTTTGGGGCGCTGACGCGGCATACGTACAGCGCTCTTGCGATTCCCGACTTTCCGCTTGTCTTCGGTGGAATCTTCCCTCCCACTTCGGCCCTCAATGGGCAGGTGCTCATTCACTACATGCACCGTCTCTTGGGCTTTGTACTTGCGGCAGCGATGCTCCTGCAGGGGTGGCTCCTCTGGTCGGAGAAGGGGCAGGCGGCCTGGGTTCGCTGGCTTGCCCTGGGTGGAGCCATTGTAGTCATTGGGCAGATTCTGCTGGGTGGCTGGCTGGTGTGGAGCTATCGAGCTGTGTTTCCAACGACATTGCACGTCATCGTTGGCACGGCACTCTGGGCAGTGAACACAGCCCTCTTCTTCCAACTATGGCGATGGCGGTGGCTGAGTCTGCAAGGGCAGTGAAGAAGGAAACGAAGCTGTGGGCCTACTACGCGCTGACGAAGCCCAGAGTGACGGCAACGGTAGCCCTCAGTATGGTAGCCGGCTACATCTTAGCGCTACCGCGAGGAGTCCACGACCTCCTGGCGTGGGATGCCGCAGCTCGTTTCGTCGCCACCCTCGTGGGGACTATCCTAGTCAGTGCAGGGAGTGCAGCGTTGAACCACTCTGTTGAGTGGACAACCGACCAGTTAATGCCCAGGACACGGAATCGCCCAATCCCAGCGGGCATTCTTACACCTCGGCAAGGGCTTCTGTGGGGAGCTATACTCTGCGGCTTAGGGCTTGGAATCCTGTTGTTCATCGACTTCCTTGTCCTACTGCTGGCGACGCTGACGGTGGTAGCGTACATCGTGGTCTACACCCCAATGAAGCGCCGCAGTCCGTATGCTCTCCTCATAGGGGCCATTCCTGGGGCGCTCCCGGCTGCCGGCGGTTGGATTGCGGCTTCCGGTGTAGGACTGGGGGCAGCGCTGGTTTTCCTCGTTCTGTACTGGTGGCAGCTGCCCCACTTCCTCGCCCTCTCGTGGCTCTATCGCAAGGACTACGCCCAAGCTGGGTTTCCGGTAGCCGCCGTGGCTCAAGAAGATGGGCATCGGATGGGGTGGTATCTTCTCCTCTCTTCGGTTGCTCTCCTGTGCTCAGGGGTCCTGAGCGGTATATCTCTCAGGCTCTCTCCTGTGTTCGTTGCTGGAATGGCAGTGCTTGGTGGGTGGCTCGTTGGGATGGCTGCGCTCTTCTGGCGCAGTCCAGGCTTTGAACGTGCCCGCCAAGTCCTACGGAGTGCATATGTCTACCTGCTGGGGTTCGTTGCACTAGCGTTACTAGCGCGGCCGTGAGATGCTCGTCTGGACAGTGCCTATAACGCTGTTGCTCTTGGCATGTGCCCGC
This window encodes:
- a CDS encoding 6-carboxytetrahydropterin synthase: MVYVTRRATFSAAHRLYNPQWSDEQNREVFGKCANPNGHGHNYVVEVTVAGMPDPETGYVIDLKLLAQVLEAEIISKVDHKHLNYDVDFLRGINPTVENLAIAFWRVLQGKIPQGQLYAVRVYESDNNYAEYRGEPTPWNPTQVMSHSLSADG
- a CDS encoding COX15/CtaA family protein yields the protein MELSLQVTAEVPPRGLRQFSIALMLMTFGLIGLGGLVNSTGSGLSVPDWPTTYGQHLFLYPISEWRGGILYEHTHRLVAAVVGLMSFVLVLWSWLLIREPRYQWVRNVALVAFVLVVLQGLLGGLTVLYRLPTLLSASHAVVAQSFFACTVLLVVGLQAGWYRSPSLPLDKVQSLAKFALFVWLLSFGQILFGALTRHTYSALAIPDFPLVFGGIFPPTSALNGQVLIHYMHRLLGFVLAAAMLLQGWLLWSEKGQAAWVRWLALGGAIVVIGQILLGGWLVWSYRAVFPTTLHVIVGTALWAVNTALFFQLWRWRWLSLQGQ
- a CDS encoding DUF4292 domain-containing protein, giving the protein MAVRSQAFAVALCILLLCMLLLSCATPRSGVTPLSKSELSAMLKRLHTWQQPNALVVTLSADLLLPRTPLPVRCQIEVAGSDSLWAELWGPFGVAVGQLRLTVSEMQYYDALRNVLLRGRPTPQAVERVLGLALPPSVLFTLLRPEVSLPERLGSAAWEEDKQQLKLCDTAGSCWTFRSLDLRLLSYEAELPAGRLQVEYSGQHHSLPSYPERLRIAMAGINLVLVVRDVAYHSTPSRPYSLHIPTNAARIELE
- a CDS encoding putative LPS assembly protein LptD, with protein sequence MNLSKLLWWLLGFCTAGTVALPQLQIRTQPKSPEVERQGDTSLTLPQPTFPVQFPDTTASAEPRPASEPRRNRNLDTVVVFSANDTLLYVAAEQRLRLRGKARLVLRQQELTAEVVELWLPRSELTAAGVPDSSGKPQGTPIFRDGDQVYKGEQIRYSFQTRRGVVVGVSTHLGEGYYAGERLKQVEPGVFFVQGGCYTTCDHERPHYRFCAPRMKVVTGDRIFADPVIVYVEDLPVFLFPFGLFFPNRGGRQSGVLTPSFFFSATGGLVAEGLGYFYAPSDYWDIQLRATLRTRQGALGHVLFRYALRDWLQGSAELSGGITRPDLDVPLQRHWNINWQHRQRITPTWDLQANLRLSSPDYFRQVSTDLQQRLLESLLSTLSSSYLFESGASLSLTLQREQNLITGAHAGTLPRLTLTLPSWMPLQRWYAAPEWLRQLTLGYSMVARWQYQRSATGYAHQSSISHTPSLRVSPRLGYFVFTPSLSYEERWYFRQLRQRMRPEDSTLVQERLAGLFREYSYSIALGIGTRLYGVADLPSIIGADAIRHVLQPTVTVSFTPGFPQFYSSYVDYRTGRAVTYSRFALDGGGFAPRTRSARLDYRLLNSFELRLLPAADTAPPSVVEVFRLAIAGGYAPLADSLRLSDVALDFSIPALKLLNLQGGATGSFYVEVPSPDGRQWYRVNRLRIADGRFPVRWTSFRLQADFSLAGSFPLPATPTHEPNGTDTAASPFTLQWRLSLSAALRYDEPVPSQRSRAANLGIGLGIVLGGWDIQANGNVDVLGGQLIAPSIAVVRQLHCWELRFQWYPIGTFRGYWLRFSPKAAILRDLKYEEKTLPGL
- a CDS encoding c-type cytochrome, which produces MKKWLVGISGMLLFIGVAGCNIRGFFVRYEDDPVFHGPSEEPTQQASGQTAGTIAAGDSKGAGVYRQICASCHQQNGQGIAGVYPPLAGSEFLQGDPTISIRIVLHGFQGRIERQGKVYNGVMSGWGTVLSDEDIAAVLSYARSAWGNSAPPITAEQVREVRQKTQGRSQPYTEAELKQPL
- a CDS encoding dihydroorotase, coding for MNVLFEGIRVLNPAQALDGRFSLWLKDGRIVALSHEPIVVEPTTQRIPASHLLAVPGLFDMHVHLREPGQTHKEDIASGTAAAANGGFTGICCMPNTEPAIDHPVVLKAVLATPYDAPVDLVCCAALTRGRSGQELAPLLELHAAGAVMFSDDGTWLSNAELLRRAFRLVSSFNGLVAQHCQEPTLTEGFAVNDGVVATRLGLKGYPAVAEEIAIARDLLLAAYCQARYHVQHVSTRGAVALIREAKRRGVQVSCEVTPHHLVLTEEAVGDYDTNAKMNPPLRTQADVDALREALADGTIDCIATDHAPHATYEKQQEFEAAPHGVIGLETAVGVVLTHLVHTGILSYERFVQVMAIAPRQLLGLPLPEITPGAQANLTIIAPEEEWTVSPERFCSKARNTPFAGWTLRGKPKWVINRGQMWECQL
- a CDS encoding ribonuclease HII, which produces MARSSLTPQYEQPWWQRGKYVAGVDEVGRGALAGPVVAAAIVLPIGFVSALPVCDSKLLSPQQRQRVAAYLEQCAVAYAFGWVEPQVVDTLGIFQATLLAMGQALYGLRVVPDYVFVDGPVFPDVELPGCAIVDGDRRCLSIAAASIVAKVARDRWMVEVADLRYPVYGFAQHKGYGTPAHWTALRRYGPCSLHRRTFLRRLDTVADHERAL
- a CDS encoding protoheme IX farnesyltransferase translates to MKKETKLWAYYALTKPRVTATVALSMVAGYILALPRGVHDLLAWDAAARFVATLVGTILVSAGSAALNHSVEWTTDQLMPRTRNRPIPAGILTPRQGLLWGAILCGLGLGILLFIDFLVLLLATLTVVAYIVVYTPMKRRSPYALLIGAIPGALPAAGGWIAASGVGLGAALVFLVLYWWQLPHFLALSWLYRKDYAQAGFPVAAVAQEDGHRMGWYLLLSSVALLCSGVLSGISLRLSPVFVAGMAVLGGWLVGMAALFWRSPGFERARQVLRSAYVYLLGFVALALLARP
- a CDS encoding GTP cyclohydrolase I, which produces MQTNGQIAAVSQPSLADANGNLRLTVEELQQMEQELERKFADILRILRIDPSDPNSADTPKRLARMWVRELFRGRYEPPPRCTVFPNRRQVSGIVMSRGIDVRSVCSHHWQPIIGQCVIGYVPDEYIIGLSKLNRVVEWFSRRGQVQEELTEQIADFLQDRLRPKALGVILACRHYCMILRGVEGDEEQAIMVTAAWRGELATNPELRQEFLRLAAIEVPEYGAK